One segment of Halomonas sp. TD01 DNA contains the following:
- a CDS encoding cobyrinic acid a,c-diamide synthase codes for MTCLPWLLVGLFNPGLAVPVAAPGRLHVILRYCLTVPFISMLLWLTSLWGGFSPSLLGWLAGIVAIPVALPIERTLRGWLARRRARRQQAEMTAKAQQRRAQQARNTHEAGVLVLDPAAPPEGADDLVMAMCHAKQRLLDVQRPDLAILADRLYSRYHHVMEVLSGRFQRGELAFERSQGLVAQVCFGSVDTLTTMASQARSVVSVDGNYVRDRLTRESQRLSTQERAALMRRLDLLGETEKRLQELSAQVESALTVLDDTAVSMARIETARPQASVTTEKALDDLRHFVEGAGRYARKD; via the coding sequence ATGACCTGCCTGCCCTGGCTGTTGGTAGGGCTCTTCAACCCTGGCTTGGCAGTTCCGGTGGCGGCGCCTGGTCGGCTGCATGTTATTTTGCGCTATTGCCTGACAGTGCCTTTCATCAGCATGTTGCTGTGGCTGACCTCACTGTGGGGCGGTTTCAGCCCAAGCCTGCTAGGGTGGCTGGCGGGGATTGTCGCTATCCCGGTGGCACTGCCCATTGAGCGAACCCTGAGAGGCTGGCTGGCCCGCCGTCGCGCGCGTCGTCAGCAGGCCGAGATGACCGCCAAAGCGCAACAGCGCCGTGCTCAACAAGCGCGCAATACCCATGAAGCTGGCGTGTTGGTGCTCGACCCGGCAGCGCCGCCCGAGGGAGCCGATGATTTGGTAATGGCAATGTGCCACGCTAAACAGCGCTTGCTGGACGTTCAGCGTCCTGATCTGGCGATCCTGGCTGACCGCCTCTATAGCCGTTACCACCATGTGATGGAGGTGCTCAGTGGCCGATTTCAACGTGGTGAGCTGGCTTTTGAGCGTTCGCAAGGCTTGGTCGCGCAGGTGTGTTTTGGGTCGGTAGATACGCTGACCACCATGGCCTCTCAGGCGCGCAGCGTGGTGAGTGTGGACGGTAATTACGTTCGCGACCGCCTGACACGGGAAAGCCAGCGATTGAGTACGCAAGAACGGGCTGCCTTGATGCGGCGCCTGGATCTGCTCGGCGAGACTGAAAAGCGGCTTCAGGAGCTCTCGGCTCAGGTGGAGTCGGCGTTGACCGTGCTCGACGACACAGCCGTCTCCATGGCGCGTATCGAAACAGCACGCCCTCAGGCATCGGTCACCACGGAGAAAGCACTGGATGACTTGCGCCATTTCGTCGAAGGCGCGGGTCGCTATGCGCGTAAAGATTAA
- the dndB gene encoding DNA sulfur modification protein DndB: MAEFSHTFPAARGIQSGRPCYVAMCPLRLVPKIFIFDGQEVPPELRAQRVLNRTRIPDIVSYLVDNPSDYTLSGITASVDGQVSFEPSTDTGLGQNLGLLSIPMDAKILINDGQHRREAIVQAIEQNPELGYDNIPVLFFIDDGLKRSQQMFADLNKHAVRPSDSISTLYDHRDALSELARNVVREVKVFSRLTEMERSSISNRSSKFFTLSAIKNASKALLMKGKNTPITAEEESLAIQFWNEVAKNMQDWQLALEKKVATCELREQYVHAHGVMLQAMGQVGSDLICKPKPQWSAILQGLQKIDWARANSDWEGRAMHHGRISKARSSVVLSSNYIKQQLGVPLTPTEQEYEESFK, translated from the coding sequence ATGGCCGAGTTCTCTCATACTTTTCCAGCAGCTCGTGGAATCCAGTCTGGACGGCCATGCTACGTGGCAATGTGCCCGCTTAGATTAGTGCCAAAAATTTTTATCTTTGACGGGCAAGAAGTCCCTCCTGAGCTTCGAGCCCAGCGAGTTCTGAACCGTACTCGTATCCCTGATATTGTAAGTTACCTAGTAGACAACCCTTCTGACTACACGCTCTCTGGTATCACCGCCTCCGTTGATGGGCAGGTTTCGTTTGAGCCCAGCACAGATACGGGACTTGGGCAAAACCTTGGACTGCTGTCTATTCCAATGGACGCTAAGATCTTAATTAACGATGGCCAACACCGCCGGGAGGCTATCGTACAAGCGATTGAGCAAAACCCCGAGCTCGGGTACGACAACATACCAGTGCTCTTCTTCATCGACGACGGCCTTAAGCGCAGCCAACAAATGTTCGCTGACCTTAACAAACACGCAGTGCGGCCAAGCGACTCCATTAGCACACTCTATGATCATCGCGATGCATTATCTGAACTTGCTAGAAATGTTGTTCGTGAAGTGAAAGTGTTTTCAAGACTAACCGAAATGGAGAGATCAAGTATCTCGAATCGGAGCAGTAAATTTTTTACGTTGTCAGCCATAAAAAACGCATCCAAAGCATTACTGATGAAGGGAAAAAATACCCCCATCACGGCAGAAGAGGAGAGTCTAGCAATTCAGTTCTGGAACGAAGTGGCAAAGAACATGCAGGACTGGCAGCTAGCTCTAGAAAAGAAAGTCGCCACTTGTGAACTGCGTGAACAGTATGTTCATGCTCACGGCGTTATGTTGCAGGCTATGGGACAAGTCGGTTCTGATCTTATTTGCAAGCCCAAACCCCAGTGGAGCGCCATTTTACAAGGCCTCCAAAAAATTGATTGGGCGCGTGCAAATAGTGATTGGGAAGGGCGCGCCATGCATCATGGCCGTATCAGCAAAGCACGAAGTAGCGTAGTTCTCAGCAGCAACTACATCAAACAACAGCTCGGTGTTCCGCTTACCCCGACAGAGCAGGAATACGAGGAGTCGTTCAAATGA
- a CDS encoding GNAT family N-acetyltransferase produces the protein MNLFQPTPTTRITYSRHAQGLGCFSLRPLHLPEDLLLIHDWVTAPRASFWGMQGHSAERVFAFYRDLQESNQAQGYLGLFNDQPAFLVECYDPRHDPIGEHYDVAEGDRGMHFLVAPAKTPLTGFSVQVITTILAFMFEDPATRRIVVEPDVNNRKIHPLNRRVGFVYECEVELPEKTAHLAFCDREAFASAVSRENPRLTQVLAADPTRVTSHLTPDHWAQANRCLTRKAIAEFSHERLLAPEALHVDTKGNGNYRLTAPNAAVEYHFRARCLALDHWMIDLDSLDKRVDGVSAEIDAQHFILEFRQPLGISDEMLPVYLEEIASTLFGSAYKLDDNRPDADGLADADFQTLEAAMTEGHPVFVANNGRMGFDAVDYHAFAPEAAAPITLVWLAVHREDAHFSAIEGLDYEALLCEELGTATLKDFHQRLEDRHLDPADYLMMPAHPWQWFHKLAITFASEVARNRIVCLGYGHDQYQAQQSIRTWFNVSQPNRRYVKTALSILNMGFMRGLSPNYMRATPTINDWIKALVDGDPELRSQSFTILREEAAIGFRRDAIEPAFDSRSAYKKMLACLWRESPMRYQREGHQLMTMAALLHVDAHQRALLPRLISISGLSTSGWLDRYLRVYLRPLLHCFYAYDLVFMPHGENLILQLKDGVPVRAIMKDIAEEIAIMNTEVELPEAISRIRLDMPEPLKVLSIFTDVFDCFLRFMAGILVEQGDITEDAFWERVARCVVDYQQDHPEFANKFDQHDLFAPAFTLSCLNRLQLSDHQQMLDLADPAKNLKFAGNLANPIAAFRPIACARTTQQLELT, from the coding sequence ATGAATCTCTTCCAACCGACCCCAACCACGCGCATCACCTACAGCCGCCACGCTCAAGGGCTAGGCTGCTTCAGCCTCCGCCCACTGCACCTGCCCGAGGACCTGCTCCTGATACATGACTGGGTTACCGCACCCCGAGCAAGTTTCTGGGGTATGCAGGGCCACTCTGCTGAGCGCGTTTTTGCCTTCTACCGCGACCTGCAGGAAAGCAATCAAGCACAGGGCTACCTAGGACTATTCAACGATCAACCTGCCTTTCTGGTGGAGTGCTACGACCCGCGCCACGACCCTATCGGTGAGCACTATGATGTGGCCGAGGGCGACCGCGGCATGCACTTCTTAGTGGCTCCTGCCAAGACGCCACTGACCGGTTTCAGCGTCCAAGTGATTACCACTATCCTGGCCTTTATGTTTGAGGACCCCGCTACACGGCGCATCGTGGTGGAGCCGGACGTTAATAACCGCAAGATCCACCCGCTCAACCGCCGAGTAGGCTTTGTGTACGAATGCGAAGTGGAACTGCCCGAGAAGACCGCTCACCTCGCCTTCTGCGACCGCGAGGCGTTCGCCTCGGCAGTGAGCCGCGAAAACCCGCGCCTCACCCAGGTACTGGCCGCCGACCCCACACGGGTCACTTCACACCTAACCCCCGACCACTGGGCTCAGGCCAACCGCTGTCTGACCCGCAAGGCGATTGCTGAGTTCTCCCATGAGCGCCTGCTGGCCCCCGAGGCACTGCACGTGGATACCAAAGGCAACGGCAACTACCGACTGACCGCCCCGAACGCGGCGGTCGAGTACCACTTCCGCGCCCGTTGTCTGGCGCTGGATCACTGGATGATCGACCTCGACTCCCTTGATAAGCGGGTCGATGGGGTCTCAGCCGAGATCGACGCACAGCACTTCATCCTCGAATTCCGCCAGCCCCTGGGGATCAGCGATGAGATGCTGCCGGTTTACCTGGAAGAGATTGCCAGCACCCTGTTCGGCAGCGCCTACAAGCTCGACGACAACCGCCCAGATGCCGATGGGTTGGCCGATGCCGACTTCCAGACGCTGGAGGCGGCCATGACGGAGGGCCATCCTGTCTTTGTGGCTAATAATGGCCGCATGGGCTTTGATGCCGTTGATTACCACGCCTTTGCCCCGGAGGCCGCAGCACCGATCACCCTGGTATGGCTCGCAGTACATCGCGAAGACGCTCATTTCAGTGCCATCGAAGGCCTAGACTACGAGGCACTGCTTTGCGAGGAGCTCGGCACAGCAACATTGAAAGACTTTCACCAACGATTGGAAGATCGTCATCTCGACCCCGCGGACTACCTGATGATGCCCGCTCACCCATGGCAGTGGTTTCACAAGCTAGCAATCACTTTCGCCTCTGAGGTAGCCCGGAACCGCATCGTCTGCCTAGGCTACGGCCACGATCAGTATCAGGCCCAGCAGTCGATCCGTACTTGGTTCAACGTGAGCCAGCCAAATCGGCGCTATGTGAAGACCGCACTGTCGATTCTCAACATGGGCTTTATGCGTGGTCTCTCGCCCAATTACATGCGCGCCACACCGACCATTAACGACTGGATCAAGGCATTGGTCGACGGCGACCCTGAGCTTCGTTCCCAGAGCTTCACGATCCTCCGCGAGGAGGCCGCTATCGGCTTTCGCCGCGACGCTATCGAGCCAGCCTTCGATAGCCGCAGTGCCTACAAGAAGATGCTGGCCTGCCTTTGGCGGGAGAGCCCCATGCGCTACCAGCGCGAAGGTCATCAGCTGATGACCATGGCCGCCTTACTACATGTCGATGCACATCAACGCGCGCTGCTGCCACGGCTAATCTCTATTTCAGGGCTTTCCACCAGCGGCTGGCTGGACCGCTACTTAAGGGTTTACCTGCGCCCGCTGCTGCACTGCTTCTATGCCTATGATCTGGTGTTCATGCCTCACGGAGAAAACCTGATTTTGCAGCTCAAAGACGGAGTTCCGGTGCGCGCCATCATGAAAGACATTGCCGAGGAGATCGCCATCATGAACACCGAGGTGGAGCTGCCCGAGGCCATTTCGCGAATCCGCCTCGATATGCCCGAGCCGCTCAAGGTATTGTCGATCTTCACCGATGTATTTGATTGTTTCCTACGCTTCATGGCGGGGATTCTGGTCGAACAAGGCGACATAACGGAAGACGCTTTCTGGGAGCGGGTGGCACGCTGCGTCGTTGACTACCAACAGGACCATCCTGAGTTCGCTAATAAGTTCGACCAGCACGATCTCTTCGCACCAGCGTTTACCCTCTCCTGCTTAAACAGGCTTCAGCTCAGCGACCATCAACAGATGCTTGATTTGGCCGACCCAGCAAAAAACCTGAAATTCGCCGGCAACCTCGCCAACCCCATTGCCGCCTTCCGGCCCATCGCATGCGCAAGGACAACCCAGCAGCTGGAACTGACCTGA
- a CDS encoding MFS transporter, which translates to MRPTPWLVSVTAVAVVSDSMLLPFYPQFFADRFGVTDPAHVGGYLAMSCLVVMLALPIWALLARRFGTLQLLVGTQLVAGGLSLSCALVTSLPLFWGLSLAMLVAKASYLLVYPYLMHFEPQDRHATLIGMLSVVVHAGGILGAIVGGLVLELWQPARVFQLMAVSDILQVAVCLLLLSRGQVPHAAPATPTSPSANGAILRLGVVMLLFTFSAYLARPFFAQYWALASGQPSATLAGAVFAIPGGVAVALLAFDLLGRRPSGAAIVIPLAIGLTGLLLQASGEVIAILTGRLLLGWALFRVSVRLEVRLFQLSTPKRYASDFSKIHIFQGLGVLIASWGAGRLVDTQGLASPFFVAALGFALCALAYRLLLAGSPANKQAQPTDPVSART; encoded by the coding sequence ATGAGACCGACGCCCTGGCTGGTAAGTGTCACCGCCGTGGCGGTGGTCAGCGATTCCATGCTACTGCCCTTCTACCCGCAGTTTTTTGCCGATAGATTCGGTGTGACCGACCCCGCCCACGTCGGCGGCTACCTGGCCATGAGCTGCCTGGTGGTGATGCTGGCACTGCCCATCTGGGCGTTGCTGGCCCGACGGTTCGGCACTCTGCAGCTGCTGGTGGGCACCCAACTCGTCGCCGGCGGCCTGAGTCTGTCCTGCGCGCTGGTCACTTCACTGCCGCTTTTCTGGGGGCTGTCGCTGGCCATGCTGGTGGCAAAGGCTAGTTACCTGCTGGTCTACCCGTACCTCATGCACTTTGAACCCCAGGACCGCCACGCCACCCTAATCGGCATGCTGTCAGTGGTGGTACATGCTGGCGGCATTCTCGGTGCCATCGTCGGTGGCTTGGTACTGGAGCTCTGGCAGCCGGCCCGCGTGTTCCAGCTGATGGCGGTGAGCGATATTCTCCAGGTGGCGGTTTGCCTGCTGTTGCTCAGCCGCGGACAAGTCCCCCACGCGGCGCCCGCCACTCCAACCTCCCCGAGCGCCAACGGCGCTATTCTGCGCTTGGGTGTGGTGATGCTGCTGTTCACCTTCAGCGCCTATCTGGCACGACCCTTTTTCGCCCAGTACTGGGCGCTAGCCTCGGGCCAACCGAGTGCGACGCTGGCTGGCGCGGTCTTCGCGATTCCCGGCGGTGTCGCCGTAGCGCTGCTGGCTTTCGACTTGTTGGGCCGACGCCCAAGCGGTGCGGCCATCGTTATCCCACTGGCAATCGGCCTCACGGGCCTGCTGCTCCAAGCCAGTGGCGAGGTTATCGCCATCCTAACGGGTCGGCTGCTACTCGGCTGGGCACTGTTTCGCGTCTCTGTGCGCCTGGAAGTACGTCTCTTCCAGCTCAGCACACCAAAACGCTACGCCAGCGACTTCAGCAAAATCCATATCTTCCAGGGGCTCGGCGTGCTCATCGCCTCCTGGGGCGCTGGTCGCTTAGTCGACACCCAGGGCCTGGCCAGCCCCTTTTTCGTCGCGGCGTTAGGTTTCGCTCTCTGCGCCCTCGCCTATCGTCTGCTGCTGGCCGGATCACCGGCGAACAAGCAAGCGCAGCCAACTGATCCCGTTTCTGCAAGGACCTAA
- a CDS encoding toxic anion resistance protein has translation MTQPSDDTGRLSLPPVEEIADAVTSDDPGADPELEAMAERFVTEILAEGDEASVVNQRRAVDEMGLELQQQAAHRSAMLQTPLRQLAHQGDEGGPVAKALSDLRGRMEGLDPARHRLAPSALDRVMAMIPGLDSRLQRYFRKFENAQQALDAIIDELEGGRDMLHRDNLTLNDDQQALRNILSQLNRQVTLGRLIDRRLKDDIDTRAVDDPRRHFLEEELLFPLRQRIVDLQQQLAVSQQGVLALEVIIRNNRELMRGVDRAINVTVSALTVAVTVAMGMANQRLVLDRIEALNTTTSQMIGGTAKALRQQGVDIQKRASSAMLDMQMLEDAFGEVMGAIDDLSTYRQEALPRLDEQIDRLATLSKQGSASIERLREGSESHLQDGRFDQPSSTQ, from the coding sequence ATGACTCAGCCATCCGATGACACAGGTCGCCTTTCCCTACCGCCAGTCGAGGAGATTGCAGACGCGGTTACTTCCGATGATCCCGGTGCTGATCCTGAACTTGAGGCCATGGCTGAGCGCTTTGTCACGGAAATTCTGGCTGAAGGTGACGAAGCATCGGTGGTTAACCAGCGTCGTGCCGTGGACGAGATGGGGCTTGAACTGCAGCAGCAAGCGGCCCACCGCAGCGCCATGCTACAGACGCCACTGCGACAGCTGGCGCATCAAGGCGACGAAGGCGGGCCAGTCGCCAAGGCGCTATCTGATCTGCGTGGTCGCATGGAGGGGCTTGATCCTGCCCGCCATCGTCTGGCACCGAGTGCCCTGGATCGCGTGATGGCGATGATTCCTGGCCTCGACAGCCGCCTGCAGCGCTACTTTCGCAAGTTTGAGAACGCTCAGCAGGCGCTGGATGCAATCATCGACGAGTTGGAGGGCGGTCGCGACATGTTGCATCGTGACAACCTCACCTTGAACGATGACCAGCAAGCGCTGAGGAACATTTTGTCCCAATTGAACCGCCAGGTTACGCTGGGTCGCCTGATTGACCGTCGCTTGAAAGATGACATCGACACGCGCGCTGTCGATGATCCGCGGCGTCACTTTCTTGAGGAGGAACTGCTCTTTCCCCTCCGTCAGCGCATCGTCGATCTTCAGCAGCAACTGGCCGTTAGCCAGCAAGGCGTGCTGGCGCTAGAAGTGATCATTCGCAACAATCGGGAGTTGATGCGTGGGGTAGACAGGGCCATTAACGTCACCGTCTCGGCGCTCACCGTTGCGGTCACCGTGGCGATGGGCATGGCTAATCAGCGCCTAGTACTGGATCGCATTGAAGCTCTCAATACCACGACCTCGCAAATGATTGGCGGAACCGCCAAGGCGCTGCGTCAGCAGGGCGTGGATATCCAGAAGCGTGCTTCTTCGGCGATGCTCGATATGCAAATGCTGGAAGATGCTTTTGGTGAGGTGATGGGCGCTATTGATGATCTCTCGACCTATCGCCAAGAAGCGCTGCCGCGGCTGGATGAGCAGATTGACCGCTTGGCGACCTTGTCCAAACAGGGCAGCGCCTCCATTGAGCGCCTCCGTGAAGGGAGTGAATCGCACCTGCAGGACGGCCGCTTTGATCAACCCTCATCAACCCAGTAA
- the dndC gene encoding DNA phosphorothioation system sulfurtransferase DndC codes for MMAAEEKFIFSDHLSMIQDYTIGGRPLVDLVREIQTIYCSDDRPWIIGFSGGKDSTCILSLIYMALLQLPIEKRKKHVYVVSSDTLVETPVVVDMIKRVIATINEAAPRESLPMSAHSVVPKTDQTFWVNLLGRGYPAPNQSFRWCTERMKIDPVSEFILDKVAEFGEAVVVLGSRSQESASRAQVISKHKIDGSALSRHSSLPNAYTYMPIENWSADEVWMYLMSAPCPWGGSNRELLELYKGSNQGECPIVIDKSTPSCGNSRFGCWTCTVVTEDKALHGLIESGASWMKPLLAFRNMLYQSRQPENSEEYRNFRRRTGRVSYNSGDISDDSIHEIRHIPGPYWLSKRQEFLRELLTIEKEINESGESIELITRPELHLIRREWLRDPNEPDWEDSLPHIYRDVYGEDLDWVEDDAGAFTRADSETLEKLSDTYGVPSALIRKMLEAELQVSGLGKRRGILNSLESILQRDWEELEAINERNQSFRKRGKLYVEEVKDEFSEFLH; via the coding sequence ATGATGGCCGCAGAAGAGAAATTTATTTTTTCAGATCATCTTTCAATGATCCAGGACTACACCATTGGTGGCCGTCCACTCGTAGATTTAGTGCGAGAAATTCAGACTATCTACTGCTCTGATGACCGTCCTTGGATCATTGGCTTTAGCGGTGGCAAAGACTCCACCTGTATTTTATCGCTGATTTATATGGCGCTACTTCAGCTACCTATAGAGAAGCGCAAAAAGCACGTATATGTCGTATCGTCTGACACATTGGTAGAAACCCCTGTCGTCGTTGACATGATCAAGCGAGTAATAGCCACCATCAATGAAGCAGCACCTCGTGAAAGCTTACCTATGAGCGCTCACAGCGTGGTGCCGAAAACCGATCAAACATTTTGGGTAAATTTACTGGGCCGTGGCTACCCAGCGCCGAACCAATCTTTTCGTTGGTGTACGGAGCGAATGAAGATTGATCCTGTCAGCGAGTTCATTCTCGATAAGGTCGCTGAATTCGGTGAAGCCGTTGTCGTATTAGGCTCCCGTAGTCAGGAGAGCGCTTCACGAGCCCAGGTCATCTCTAAGCATAAGATCGACGGCTCTGCCCTAAGCCGTCATAGCTCACTCCCGAATGCATATACGTATATGCCAATCGAAAACTGGTCGGCAGATGAAGTATGGATGTATCTAATGAGCGCCCCTTGCCCCTGGGGGGGCTCTAATAGAGAGCTGCTAGAGCTATACAAAGGGTCCAACCAGGGCGAATGCCCCATTGTTATCGACAAAAGCACCCCCTCTTGTGGCAATAGCCGCTTTGGCTGCTGGACTTGCACCGTTGTTACCGAAGACAAAGCGCTTCACGGTTTGATCGAGTCAGGGGCCAGTTGGATGAAGCCTCTGCTAGCTTTCAGAAACATGCTCTATCAATCTCGGCAACCTGAAAATTCCGAGGAGTATCGCAACTTCCGTCGCCGGACTGGTCGCGTGTCATACAACTCTGGCGATATCAGCGATGACAGCATTCATGAAATTCGCCACATACCTGGCCCTTATTGGCTATCAAAGCGCCAAGAATTTCTTCGTGAACTTCTGACCATTGAGAAAGAAATTAACGAGAGCGGAGAGTCCATCGAACTGATCACGCGACCTGAATTGCATTTGATCAGAAGAGAATGGCTGAGAGATCCAAACGAGCCGGACTGGGAAGACTCCCTGCCCCACATATACCGCGACGTATATGGTGAAGACCTCGACTGGGTGGAAGACGATGCCGGAGCATTCACACGTGCAGACTCGGAAACGTTGGAAAAGCTTTCAGATACGTATGGGGTTCCGTCTGCTCTAATCCGAAAGATGCTTGAAGCAGAGCTTCAGGTGTCGGGCCTTGGAAAACGTAGAGGTATTTTAAATAGCTTGGAAAGCATCCTTCAGCGCGATTGGGAAGAGCTTGAAGCTATCAACGAACGTAATCAGTCCTTTCGCAAGCGTGGCAAGTTGTACGTTGAGGAAGTAAAAGACGAATTTTCAGAGTTTTTGCATTAA
- a CDS encoding YihY/virulence factor BrkB family protein — protein MGRNHTVLNAVLLLLPRLTQFAWRVLCHFLKNRGILLAGGVGYNILLSIVPLFAVLVVLLTQVVDQQHLLNVLAVQARHLAPAHAEVLMDAVRGLLESRDVIGILSLPILLLFSSFAFRMLEDALAIIFHAPESPHIKRSVWVSVMLPYAFMLVLGAGLLALTLVVTLASSLNTLMMALFERELPFAGFSEPVLNLFSFAGVFLLFSAIYKVLPVVRIALRRAIIGGFVAALLWEGVRLLLVYYFTHLSFVNAVYGSLATLVIVLISLEVGAIILLLGAQVIAELERNTRLGLPWHIDPDRQPITHVD, from the coding sequence ATGGGACGCAACCACACAGTACTTAATGCCGTTTTGCTCTTGCTGCCTCGGCTGACCCAATTCGCCTGGCGTGTACTGTGTCATTTCCTGAAAAACCGCGGCATCCTGCTGGCCGGTGGCGTGGGTTACAACATTTTGCTCTCTATCGTGCCGCTATTTGCGGTGCTGGTCGTGCTGTTAACGCAGGTGGTGGATCAACAGCATTTGCTCAACGTTCTCGCCGTACAAGCACGCCACCTAGCACCGGCCCATGCCGAGGTTTTGATGGACGCCGTGCGTGGCCTCCTGGAGTCCCGCGACGTCATCGGCATTCTTAGCTTACCCATCCTGCTACTCTTCAGCTCCTTCGCCTTTCGTATGCTCGAAGATGCCTTGGCGATTATTTTCCATGCGCCAGAAAGCCCCCACATCAAGCGCAGTGTGTGGGTTTCGGTGATGCTGCCTTACGCTTTCATGTTGGTACTAGGGGCGGGGCTGCTGGCCTTAACACTGGTAGTCACTCTGGCTAGCTCGCTCAATACACTGATGATGGCGCTCTTTGAGCGAGAATTGCCGTTTGCAGGGTTTTCCGAACCAGTACTTAACTTATTCAGTTTTGCTGGGGTTTTCTTATTGTTCAGCGCTATCTATAAGGTGCTACCGGTGGTGCGTATCGCGTTACGCCGAGCGATAATCGGCGGTTTCGTCGCGGCGCTGTTATGGGAAGGCGTGCGGCTGCTACTGGTTTATTATTTCACCCACCTCTCGTTCGTCAACGCCGTTTACGGTTCCCTTGCAACGCTGGTCATTGTTCTGATCAGCCTGGAAGTCGGCGCCATCATTTTATTACTGGGCGCCCAGGTCATTGCTGAGCTAGAGCGCAACACACGCCTTGGCCTGCCCTGGCATATTGACCCCGACCGCCAGCCCATCACCCATGTTGATTAA
- a CDS encoding RNA polymerase sigma factor, protein MTDYLDITRLYRMHAGDLNGYLRQRVRCPALADDLCQEAFLRLSQRPSTESLEEPRAYLFRIANNLMIDHHRRCHSRIDHQPLDDPRLCLACPYSCPETATESALCQRQLRRAMASLPPRLLQALTWHRLEGLTQAEIGRRFGVSERMAGRYIAQALERCRSELTGTPSLCVE, encoded by the coding sequence ATGACCGACTATCTGGATATCACCCGTCTTTATCGAATGCACGCCGGTGATTTGAATGGCTATTTACGGCAACGGGTACGCTGTCCTGCCCTCGCTGATGACCTCTGTCAGGAGGCGTTTTTGCGCCTGAGCCAACGGCCATCCACCGAAAGTCTTGAAGAGCCACGCGCCTACCTGTTTCGCATCGCCAATAACCTAATGATTGATCATCATCGCCGCTGTCACTCGCGCATTGACCACCAGCCACTCGATGATCCTCGTCTCTGCCTCGCCTGTCCCTACTCTTGCCCAGAAACAGCAACCGAAAGCGCCCTGTGTCAGCGCCAGCTACGGCGAGCCATGGCATCGTTGCCACCACGGCTTCTCCAGGCATTGACCTGGCACCGCCTGGAAGGGCTGACACAAGCCGAGATCGGCCGACGCTTCGGGGTTTCTGAACGCATGGCGGGGCGTTACATCGCCCAGGCGCTAGAACGCTGCCGCAGTGAGCTGACTGGCACCCCGTCGCTGTGTGTGGAATAA